The genomic window GTGCGGCGCCGGAACGGTGCCGCCGGCGTTGTTCACCAAGATGTCGAGCCGGCCATGGGTGGCCACGACATCGGCGACGAAGGAGTCGATCGACCGGATGTCCCCTTGGTCGCAGACCTGTTGCGAGGCACGCGCTGCCCACTCCGGCTCGATGCCGGGGATGGTGTCCAGCGGCGCGCGCGAGCAGCCGATGACCGTGGCGCCCGCGCGCAGCAGTTCGTGGGCGATACCGACACCCACGCCGCGACTGGTTCCGGTGACGATCGCGACCATCCCGTCGAGCACGCCCATCTATAGACCCTCCAGCCGGTAGTTGACAGTCACTGCCATGGGGTCATACCGTGCCATCCAGTCGGCGGTGTGTAAAGGGCAATCCGGGAGGTCCTCGGTGGGTAGCAAGCTTCGTGTCATCCAGTGGGCCACCGGAGGCGTCGGCAAGGCCGCGATCGCATGCGTGCTCAACCATCCGCAGCTCGAGCTGGTCGGGTGCTGGGTACACAGCGCGAGCAAGAACGGCCTCGACGTCGGACGGATCATCGGCACAGCAGCCCTCGGGGTAACCGCCACCTCGAGCATCGACGAGATCCTCGCGCTGGACGCCGACTGCGTGATGTACAGCCCCCTGATACCCAACGACGACGAGGTCATCGCGATCCTGCGGTCAGGAAAGAACGTGGTCACCCCGGTCGGCTGGGTCTATCCCGATCCGGCCAACACCCGGCACCGGGCTGTCGCCGACGCCGCGACGGAAAGCGGTGTGACACTGCATGGTTCGGGCATTCACCCCGGCGGCATCACGGAGCGCTTCCCGCTGATGCTGTCCTCGCTCTCGTCGGCGATAACCCACATCCGCGCCGAGGAGTTCTCCGACATCCGCACCTACAACGCCCCGGATGTGGTGCGCCACATCATGGGGTTCGGCGGCACCCCCGAAGAGGCCGTGCAGGGCCCGATGGCCGGCCTGCTCGAGGCCGGCTTCAAGCAGTCGGTGCGGATGATCGCCGACCACATAGGTTTTCGCATCGATCCCAACATCAGAACTATCCAGGACGTCGCCGTGGCGACCGCCGACATCGACTACGAGCCCTTCCCGATCACCACGGGCACGGTGGCCGCGCGCCGGTTCCGCTGGCAGGCCCTGGTCGACGGCGAGCCGGTCATCACCGCCGCCGTCAACTGGCTGATGGGCGAGGAAAACCTGGACCCGCCATGGAGTTTCGAGGATCGTGGCGAGCGCTTCGAGGTCGAGATCACTGGCGACCCCGACGTGCGGCTCACCTTCAAGGGCCTGCAACCGGAGACGATCGCCGAGGGGCTGATCAAGAACCCGGGCGTGGTGGTCACCGCCAACCACTGCATCAACGCCATCCCCGACGTCTGCGCCGCCGACCCGGGCATCAAGACCTATCTGGACCTGCCGTTGTTCGCCGGCCGCCCGGCCCCGAACCTGGCGGCGCAGACACCATGACCAACGGCAGGGTCCTCGGCGACGTCGCGTTCTGCCATCTCGTCGTCGGGGTCACCGACATGGATCGCGCGCTGAGGTTTTACCGCGACGCACTCGGCATGGAGATCGTCTTCGAAAGCCTCATCTCCGGTGAGTCTTTCGACGCGGTGTTGCACGCGGCCCGTAAGCAGGAAGGCCGCGTGGTCGGTGGATTGCTGGGCGGGCTGATGGTCGAGCTGCTGTCCCTGGGTGCCAGGCCTTCCGGAAGCGGTCCCACACGCCCCGCCCTCACCGGGATTCACAACGTGGCGCTGTCGGTGACCGACCTCGACGACACTCACCGCCGCATCGTGGCCGCGGGCTACACACCCGAACAGGCGCCCTTCGAGATCGGCGGCGTCCGAATGTTTTTCGTCAAGGATCCCGACGGCACCCCCGTCGAGTTCATCGAACTGCCGGCCGGCGCGCGCAGCACCTACGAGATGCACCGCGGCGTGCGGCTGCAGATGGGACCTGTCAAGTGACCTACTCACACCCCCATTCGATGAGCGGTCATGTAGCGATCGTCACCGGCGCCGCCCAAGGCGTCGGCAAGGGTGTCGCCATCGCGCTGCTCGAACGGGGCGCCTCGGTGCTGCTGGTCGACATCCAAGACGAGAAGCTGGTCGCGACGACACGCGAGCTGCAGGCGCTCGGGCCGGCCGAGCAGCTGGTCGCCGACCTGCGCGACCCGGACAGCGCGCAACGGATCGCGGCCGCGGCGGTGGA from Mycobacterium shigaense includes these protein-coding regions:
- a CDS encoding NAD(P)H-dependent amine dehydrogenase family protein, producing MGSKLRVIQWATGGVGKAAIACVLNHPQLELVGCWVHSASKNGLDVGRIIGTAALGVTATSSIDEILALDADCVMYSPLIPNDDEVIAILRSGKNVVTPVGWVYPDPANTRHRAVADAATESGVTLHGSGIHPGGITERFPLMLSSLSSAITHIRAEEFSDIRTYNAPDVVRHIMGFGGTPEEAVQGPMAGLLEAGFKQSVRMIADHIGFRIDPNIRTIQDVAVATADIDYEPFPITTGTVAARRFRWQALVDGEPVITAAVNWLMGEENLDPPWSFEDRGERFEVEITGDPDVRLTFKGLQPETIAEGLIKNPGVVVTANHCINAIPDVCAADPGIKTYLDLPLFAGRPAPNLAAQTP
- a CDS encoding VOC family protein, translated to MTNGRVLGDVAFCHLVVGVTDMDRALRFYRDALGMEIVFESLISGESFDAVLHAARKQEGRVVGGLLGGLMVELLSLGARPSGSGPTRPALTGIHNVALSVTDLDDTHRRIVAAGYTPEQAPFEIGGVRMFFVKDPDGTPVEFIELPAGARSTYEMHRGVRLQMGPVK